In the genome of Arachis hypogaea cultivar Tifrunner chromosome 9, arahy.Tifrunner.gnm2.J5K5, whole genome shotgun sequence, the window TACTTGCtaagttaaaaattatttacaatataTACGTACCTAGAAGCAAGTGGGAACCTGACGACGTCGTATCTCACCGGACTAAAAGACGGGAACCTATGGTAGATCCACGAGACAAGGAGCGGCATACACCCTGTAATGTCCATCACATCACGCAATGCCGCGGTGCACAATGTGTGGTAGGTATGACAGAGCAGTGCAGATCCCTATGGTAACTGGCTGCAACGATCAAAATCCTCTAGCAGTGGTAGCCATCTCAAAGGCACAAATGTAGCAGACTTGTCCATGAACAGAAACTCCCCAAACAGCATCATCAAGTAGCATCGGGCATACTAACAGAATGTATCTGGGGCTGCTCATCAGGAATGTGTACAATCCAGTCCCTAAGCCAAGTCATCCTCAGCCCGAAAACCTGCTGACCTCCCTTTGGCTGTGGTGGCGGCTTGGCGCCTAGTAAATCCTCAATCCACTCCCATGTCGGGTGTCCATGCTATTGCTGAAAGTCTGGTACAACCCGTAACGCGCTCTCTAGCAATGCGTAGACTAACGTGGTAGGCAACATCCTAGAGCGTAATACTGGTCTCACCCCATGAAAGGTGGAACGTGTGGGTCTCAAGTCTCCACTGCTTGACAAATACAGAGATAAaaaaattgtcaaacataaaaTTCCTCAACTCTATTGCATGTCCAAATCCAGCCTCCGTTATACAGGGCAACAAAATGGCCGGCAGCGAGAGACCCGGGATCACATGACATGGCAACAGTAATCATGGTCTTTGTAATTTCCAAAACATTTACCAGCGCATATTAATTACATCTAAACCATTAATTGTTGTTAAACATTACTAAAACTTATAATCCACCTAGATAATCATTTATGCTAAGTGTAACAGATACCTATTTATTGGACTAACAGGTTAAATGAaagttacttattttatttatttaacttaactCACAATTAggtacctattttatttatttaacttaagtAATCACAATCAATTATATAACGTATACATCGATCCTAGGTATACCAAAGAAACCAACGTAGATCTTCTAATTTTGTCAACTCACTATACCTACTCCATTAACTACGTTACTAAAGACTAAACatctaaattaattattcattATCAATAAAAAATGGGTTAAACCACTAACCTCAAAGTCTAAAGCTCCAGCTACATGTCAAGTAGCATTCAGTCTGTTGATATCTCATTCGCGGACATATTGTCGGGAGCCATATTTTCTGAAAGAACTCGAATTCACTCGTCTAGAAGGtcacaaaaatgaaaaaatggtTGTAATGCACATAATTTCCGGATGATATGACTTATATACACATGCGCGTTTATCTCGGATGCAGAGCCCCCATCCACGATAATTGCTCTTATCTAAGATGCTGAGACCCCCATTGCGCATATCTTGAATGCTTAGTATCCGACATCAGCCCATACACATATCCCGGATGTACCCAGGCCAGAATGTGACTCGCTATGACCCTATCACAGCACATCGTTAGAACATCCGAGATATGCCCATTTTGTAATTACTCCTTCAACATCCGAGATATGTCCCAAGATACATTTTTGTAATTACCTCACCGTTTATTCATTTTTGTAAATactatatttatgtaatttaaataaaaaaaatccactaTCTACTTCCTTAAAGATGTGTATATATTtgtaatgaataataattaaaaatattaattcattttcttattttttaaataagcAAAAActgaatatatgtatatattgaaaatattaaaaaataaaataaaaaaatttaaaattaaaaaggtgAATTAGAActtcaaattatttttcatttataataGTTTGCATCTATTTTACAACTTTACTTTCTTAAAATACGTATGATAGGCTTCATTGATAAAATTATCCCTTAATAAAAgtattttggaaagaaaatgtaGTAAAAAGACCAtgtaataatcataaaagtatcaaATTGTACAGTTTAAaagttctaatatatatatatatatatatatatatatatatatatatatatatatatatatatatatatatatatataatatttgaggGATCAAAGCTTCACGTGTGAATGAAGAAACTATTACTTCATAGTCTTAGAAACTTGTAATATAAcaatactttcttcttcttcttttttttttttttttttctgtccgATACTTGTTTTGGAGGACggttatttctgtttttttttttcatacacaATATACAAACTCACTCACACGCATTATTTTTAATGTGAAAGGAGAAACAGCAACAAGCTCTTCTAAATAAATGTAGTTCTATTCAATTGTGTAAAATCCAATGGTATAGTATTTACCAGTTTTTTTTTACATGATCACACTATAACTAGATCATAAAGCTGCTACTCTAGCATTTGGAGAAACAATATGATTCTTGTAATTTACATAGTTGAATCCGGAGTGAGATTTGCATGAACATTTGCTCATAACCACCATTGCTATTGTGCCTCATTAGGAATCCCCTTATATTTGCTTTCTGCCCTAGCATGAGCAATTATTAAAGTTCTAAGCAAACTATCCACAATATCCTAGTAATGGCGAAGTAGTCGCCAATACAACATTACTAGCTACTCGAGTTGAAGAATGTTATAACATTAAAAAGGGCAAGTGccatattaactaatattaattccaAATGTCAAATGTTTAAACATCATTGTAAACCAGTGCTATATACTTGCCTGTCGCCATGACGTACCAAAATAAGGTAGACAGGGTCTTGGCAAGAGATCTGGAACAGCTGCCACACAATGTAGGTGCTTGTAGCAGCGCTGATAAAGAAAACAATGCTTAGTTTGAACTTAATTTTATGATTGATCAAATAATAgtcgaaataaaattaaataaggatCTTGAGTTGTAAAAATTTCTTACTATATAAAAACGTGATACTCTCAGAAGATAGGATGATACAAAGAAGTGTgaaatatataaaaacaatgcaaaTAGATGATGGAATCTCTACTATAATAATCAAAGAGGTTAAAATTCTTGATAGAGAAATTTTCTAATGAGTAATGACAACTAGTTTTAATCACCAAGCAAGAAGCAAAGCTAAAGAACTAACCTGCCGAAACATATCAATAGAATTATCCAAAAAGCTGCGTTAATCCAACTAGATTCCTTGTAGGCTATCCAAACCTGATATTGTATGAATAATTAGTATACTCAAGTTGACTGAAAAAAGTGTACGGTaaactcaaaatttttctttAGTATTCAATACTGATTATGTGATCGTGCTGAAACATTTTGATTTCAATTATCCCAGAGTTATTTAATGGTCACCGGCCAGTAATATTTTCACAACCATCACAATGACATGGCCAGTGTTCCTGATATAATTCAAGTCTTTTTTATTGAAGATGCAAGATTCACTTGTTAATTCAAATTTCACTTGTACTCTTAGAGATGGTTGGTTTCTTCATGTATAGGCTAAGACCATTAAGTTTAAACGTGTGTGGGTATGCTTCTCACTCTCCATTAAAACTTTGCTTATGAAAGTTTAGATTTCCCTATTAACGTAAAAATGTGTAAAACTGTGTATATTAACAGAAGTTTCTATGATCTCTCTTTTTGGACAAAAGAAAACAATTTAAAGAGCCTCCTCAAACCTTAAATCCTTCAAGTTGATGACGAGACATTTAGATTTTGTATAATTTATAGAGCCTGTGATATGAGGATATACAAACTTACTGATATAGCCACAACATTGATATAGAAGTCGACTAATGTTGCTGCCATCCACCTGCAAATGTTGGAGCATATGACATTCACAAAGAAACGTAAAAGCATAAACTTTAGAGATAATTTACTACACTGAGCTGCAAATACACTTGCATATCAAGCACAGAAAGCGTATGCTCTGGCCTTGAGAacactaatttaggaaaataatgAACGTAACAAACTTGTATATTGCAGCATTTCAAAATCAATGTTGTTCATGATGTACTTTAATTATGCATAACCCCTCAAATGTTTAACAACAGATACATTTTGCTTGCAAGTATGTATTATAACAGAAAGAGTTGACTACAAAAAACTGTGACCAAGCTTGAAAGTCGAACGTTTCAGAATTGTGACCAAGCATTCATTTATTAACAAATATCATGACTTATATTGACAACCATGCTTATGTATTATAACAGAAAGAGTTGACTACAAAAAAGAGTTCACTGTTTCATGCTTATGCTCAACCATGCTTATATTGACAAAAAGTATCATGACTTCCATAATGAAGATCACAGCAACAAATATGAAGCACTTACGGAGTTAAAAGCTCCATCCGGAAAGGAGAACCATCAGTGACAAGAGTGTACACTATAGTTCCAAGCATGAAAACACCCAAGATGCCAAAAAGGGCTCTTAGAGCCA includes:
- the LOC112712490 gene encoding uncharacterized protein isoform X5, encoding MGCIQRIKLDQLISVDNFPYLLWKHCYMFLYCFTISEAVTSRIFTGSYVLCSVAESKQLSYRTTAAEPKRKNSFVVALRALFGILGVFMLGTIVYTLVTDGSPFRMELLTPWMAATLVDFYINVVAISVWIAYKESSWINAAFWIILLICFGSAATSTYIVWQLFQISCQDPVYLILKANIRGFLMRHNSNGGYEQMFMQISLRIQLCKLQESYCFSKC
- the LOC112712490 gene encoding uncharacterized protein isoform X1, which translates into the protein MAENTRSLAVALRTLFSLLGAFMLATLLYTLFTDGSPFRKELLTPWMAATLIDFYINVVALAVWVAYKESNWISSFLWIIFLICFGSIATCSYIVLQFLKLSPQESSQDPMYYVLLRNPNKTTAAEPKRKNSFVVALRALFGILGVFMLGTIVYTLVTDGSPFRMELLTPWMAATLVDFYINVVAISVWIAYKESSWINAAFWIILLICFGSAATSTYIVWQLFQISCQDPVYLILKANIRGFLMRHNSNGGYEQMFMQISLRIQLCKLQESYCFSKC